One window of the Podospora pseudocomata strain CBS 415.72m chromosome 7, whole genome shotgun sequence genome contains the following:
- a CDS encoding hypothetical protein (COG:S; EggNog:ENOG503P7IS): MFNHNRIPHLLLTILSLSSLSTAQDDTSSVTSTSFLSLSDLQLIPSLAIPISCILSYNAPILNCRKFDIAQGQCTIACRRGIRDKEDSLREKCSDVAVTRGSWLWLALQGGLGQALCRAPGQGTVVTSTIRPTASTSSTMVRETTATVTRSEGQGDEILTFTTVRPPTSSSAVVETTTTTTTTTTTTSEAVRGDETTTSLPTIIPTFVQSAGPSATSSEEAPAETGGGDEENVVVVPGGGGGSPFDTVLAVNAGESLKERSNLGLVMGTVVDFGE, encoded by the exons ATGTTCAACCACAACAGAATACcgcatctcctcctcaccatcttATCACTATCCTCATTATCCACCGCCCAGGACGACACCTCCTCGGTCACGTCGACCAGCTTTCTTTCCCTCTCGGACCTCCAACTAATACCCTCGCTCGCCATCCCAATCTCGTGTATCCTGTCCTACAACGCGCCCATACTCAACTGCCGAAAATTCGACATTGCACAAGGGCAATGCACGATTGCTTGCCGGCGGGGTATTCGAGATAAGGAGGACTCGCTGAGGGAGAAATGCTCCGATGTGGCTGTCACCAGGGGGTCGTGGTTGTGGCTGGCGCTGCAGGGCGGGTTGGGTCAGGCGCTGTGTCGGGCGCCGGGGCAAGGTACTGTTGTTACTTCCACCATTCGGCCGACGGCTAGCACGAGCAGCacgatggtgagggagacgacggcgacggtgACGAGGAGCGAGGGGCAAGGGGATGAGATATTGACGTTTACTACAGTTCGTCCTCCTACGAGCTCGagtgcggtggtggagacgacgacgacgacgacgacgacgacaacgacgacgagcgAGGCTGTTAGAGGGGATGAGACCACTACGTCATTGCCGACGATTATCCCGACTTTTGTGCAGAGTGCTGGGCCTAGTGCTACTAGTAGTGAGGAGGCGCCAGCTGagacggggggtggtgatgaagagaatgttgtggtggttccgggagggggaggaggaagcccgTTCGATACTGTTTTGGCTGTTAATGCTGGGGAGTCTTTGAAGGAGAGGAGCAACttgggtttggtgatggggacg GTAGTTGATTTTGGGGAGTGA
- the TIF5 gene encoding eukaryotic translation initiation factor 5 (BUSCO:EOG09262M7B; COG:J; EggNog:ENOG503NUY5) — MAALVNVRRDVSDNFYRYKMERIQTKIEGKGNGIKTVVVNLSSVAQSLARPGSYLIKYFGFELGAQTNIDPADDRWIINGAHEANKLQELLDGFISRFVLCKKCKNPETDVHIKDGHITLDCKACGQRTDVDLRLKLSGFILKNVPKKTKKDKAERKAARKAKQNGGKDNGSGEENGSDQPSPNGDIDIASDDDALTRKIKKEAQNLDSKPVADKEVEWAVDMSEEAVKARQQVLPDEFKAKLVLNGEDEDEDGEGGNTVYDQLADWIQAEANAKGGVDNVDDVEIYLKAKELGIEAKHRTLIVLVMTLFNENIFSQIPKRQGMLKTMITSERHEKALLGGTEKLLAELGKEHYDKIVKILQLYYHFDLASEDFLKKWGAKSSKRYVDGSTSKKIRKAAEPFMTWLEEAESEEDSDEE; from the exons ATGGCTGCTCTCGTCAACGTCCGTCGCGATGTCTCCGACAATTTCTATCGCTACAAGATGGAGCGTATCCAGACCAAGATCGAAGGCAAGGGTAACGGCATCAAGACCGTTGTTGTCAACCTGAGCAGCGTTGCTCAGTCTCTGGCCCGCCCCGGCTCTTACCTCATCAAGTACTTCGGTTTCGAGCTGGGTGCCCAGACCAACATTGATCCCGCCGACGACCGCTGGATCATCAACGGTGCTCACGAGGCTAACAAGCTCCAagagcttcttgatggcttcATCTCCAGGTTTGTCCTTTGCAAGAAGTGCAAGAATCCCGAAACGGATGTCCATATCAAGGACGGCCACATCACGCTCGACTGCAAGGCTTGCGGTCAGCGCACCGATGTCGATTTGCGCCTCAAGTTGAGCGGTTTCATTCTCAAGAATGTgcccaagaagaccaagaaggacaaggccgAGCGCAAGGCTGCCCGCAAGGCCAAGCAGAACGGTGGCAAGGACAACGGTTCCGGAGAGGAGAATGGCTCTGACCAGCCCTCCCCCAACGGGGACATCGACATTGCTAGTGACGATGATGCTCTGACtcgcaagatcaagaaggaggctcAGAACCTTGACAGCAAGCCTGTTGCCGACAAGGAGGTTGAGTGGGCCGTTGACATGAGCGAGGAAGCTGTCAAGGCTCGCCAGCAGGTCCTCCCTGACGAGTTCAAGGCGAAGCTCGTGCTGAACGgtgaagacgaggacgaggacggagaGGGTGGCAACACCGTCTACGACCAGCTGGCCGACTGGATCCAGGCTGAGGCCAACGCCAAGGGCGGTGTCGACAACGtggatgatgtcgagatctacctcaaggccaaggagctcgGCATCGAGGCCAAGCATCGCACCCTCATTGTGTTGGTCATGACACTTTTCAACGAGAACATCTTCTCTCAGATTCCCAAGCGCCAAGGCATGCTCAAGACT ATGATCACTTCTGAGCGCCATGAGAAGGCTCTCCTCGGTGGCACCGAGAAGCTTTTGGCCGAGCTCGGCAAGGAGCACTATGACAAGATTGTCAAGATCCTTCAACTCTACTACCACTTTGATCTCGCCTCTGAGGACTTTTTGAAGAAGTGGGGTGCCAAGTCTTCCAAGAGGTATGTCGATGGCTCTACCTCCAAGAAGATCcgcaaggctgccgagcCTTTTATGACGTGGCTTGAGGAGGCCGAGTCGGAGGAGGACTCTGACGAGGAGTAA
- a CDS encoding hypothetical protein (COG:S; EggNog:ENOG503P6ZE): protein MAGLQHHKVAMDPAFVRLNNMQINRYKYFRWTPRTGFLTTLYVFVIPGIVGYIGWKWDGAWDLRAKRRGDLLAER, encoded by the exons ATGGCCGGCCTCCAGCATCACA AGGTCGCCATGGACCCGGCGTTTGTCCGGTTGAACA ACATGCAAATCAATCGCTACAAGTACTTCCGCTGGACCCCCCGAACCggcttcctcaccaccctctacGTCTTTGTCATCCCCGGAATCGTGGGTTACATCGGCTGGAAGTGGGAT GGCGCCTGGGACCTCCGAGCAAAGCGCAGGGGAGATCTCCTCGCCGAGCGCTAA
- a CDS encoding hypothetical protein (EggNog:ENOG503NUXN; COG:S) produces MVAAAAILVDVELEVPSYAEASATTFSTRTMTAMAAAPPVSASLETDMARMTLPPVVTEFPPPAHEQNGGPASSSSDGAEDDDDFEDDQADAQSLMQPAISPLATLFTSPKTPAAERMAAFDRMSGGGIFERIEDDQRPGMASLDGTSSHDKLPPPPPSHSSEPMARMAGATEPASSQAPPQQQPPIERMPTPWQAGPKQFHITEPGRWSSMSMAIRSQSSRHKRASSVSENAMLKRLSKALPSISIPSGFMPSIPTPPFFSSHSSSNNTSPQKDERTPKTPQTGGIPDSSSQRSGTPRTSSLRRTTSDDSLLYHTLSRVSSLGDDTRFAHVREQVNVRMKAILDSFEGPSFKMPQMPNLLNTPLVKKSATEPISSSTPNRSGSLSTTTTAPQDPLDKVLETLTGDIVIMGGYRGSILRSAKAPHRRLWVPVKVQLNIRKVKLEVGLDPQDELDMEKSIYADGMLKNIGPVDISKRLFKRLRECENARSGKLRVHDYGYDWRLSPHLLSKRLVKFLEGLPSNRVGTPPSERGAWVISHSLGGIITRHAVNSSPSLFRGVIYVGVPQRCINILGPLRNGDAVLLNEKILTAHVNFSLRTTFVFLPEDGFCFVDKETGEEHRVDFYDVNDWVRYRLCPSVSEAALPAVGKGSNGTFSSLLNLSDSLGSFQPLRSRSNTQTKRDSGVALAGKDRSLAPQMGSSGGDNSPVDSNSQSDKAKNLAYLARTLAEIKQFRAELAHNKAHQQSNAYPPLAVIYAKDIPTTYGCRVSGREGIAHADAYDDLMFRSGDGVVLAKEAMLPEGYEVVKGGRVCTDRGHITMLGDLAGVGRALEAVVRGRQKGIGMGVLEGKGLK; encoded by the exons atggttgctgctgctgcaat CCTTGTTGATGTCGAGCTTGAAGTCCCCTCTTATGCTGAGGCATCTGCCACCACATTTTCCACTCGCACAATGACTGCcatggcagcagcaccaccggTTTCGGCATCTTTGGAGACAGATATGGCTCGGATGACTCTTCCGCCAGTCGTGACGGAATTCCCGCCACCGGCGCATGAACAGAATGGAGGacccgcttcttcttcttcggatGGCGcggaggacgatgacgactttGAAGATGATCAGGCCGACGCCCAATCACTCATGCAGCCGGCTATCAGCCCGCTGGCCACGCTTTTTACGTCGCCAAAGACCCCCGCtgcggagaggatggcggctTTTGACCGGATGTCGGGGGGTGGCATTTTTGAGAGGATCGAGGACGACCAGAGGCCGGGGATGGCTTCGCTGGATGGGACTTCGAGCCATGAcaaactaccaccaccacctccaagtcATTCGTCCGAGCCAATGGCTCGGATGGCAGGAGCTACGGAACCAGCAAGTTCAcaggctcctcctcaacaacaaccccctatTGAGCGTATGCCAACCCCATGGCAGGCAGGCCCCAAGCAGTTTCACATCACCGAGCCGGGGAGGTGGTCCTCCATGTCTATGGCCATTAGGAGCCAGTCATCAAGACACAAACGCGCATCTTCAGTTAGCGAGAATGCTATGCTGAAGAGACTCTCCAAGGCTCTCCCTTCAATATCGATTCCGTCCGGGTTCATGCCTAGCATCCCCACACCGCCCTTCTTTTCGTCTCACAGTTCCAGCAATAATACCTCACCTCAGAAGGACGAGCGGACGCCGAAAACACCGCAGACTGGTGGGATTCCTGACAGTAGCTCCCAAAGATCTGGCACCCCCAGGACCTCGTCTCTAAGACGAACAACCTCGGACGACTCACTGCTTTATCACACTCTGTCTCGAGTCTCATCCCTAGGCGACGACACCCGCTTCGCCCACGTCCGCGAGCAAGTCAACGTTCGGATGAAGGCCATCCTCGACAGCTTTGAAGGGCCTTCGTTCAAAATGCCTCAGATGCCCAATTTGTTGAACACGCCCCTTGTTAAGAAGTCAGCCACGGAGCCaatctcctcttccacccctaACCGCTCCGGCTCtttgtcaaccaccaccaccgccccgcAGGATCCCTTGGACAAAGTTTTGGAAACTCTAACAGgcgacatcgtcatcatggGCGGGTACAGGGGTTCGATCCTCCGCTCTGCCAAAGCGCCCCACCGCCGGCTATGGGTACCAGTCAAAGTCCAGCTCAACATCCGAAAAGTCAAGCTCGAAGTCGGCCTCGACCCCCAGGATGAGCTGGACATGGAGAAGTCGATTTATGCAGATGGGATGCTGAAGAATATCGGCCCAGTGGACATCTCTAAACGACTCTTTAAGCGCTTGAGAGAATGCGAAAACGCGCGAAGCGGAAAGTTGAGAGTTCATGATTATGGCTACGACTGGCGGTTGAGTCCACATTTGCTCTCCAAACGACTGGTCAAGTTCCTGGAGggcctcccctccaaccggGTCGGGACTCCACCGTCGGAGAGGGGGGCGTGGGTGATATCGCACAGTCTGGGCGGGATCATTACCCGTCACGCGGtcaactcctccccttctctcttCCGTGGCGTCATCTATGTCGGCGTCCCGCAACGGTGTATAAACATCCTCGGGCCCCTCCGCAACGGGGACGCGGTGCTGCTCAACGAAAAGATCCTCACGGCGCACGTAAACTTTTCCCTGAGGACAacgtttgtttttttgcccGAGGAcgggttttgttttgtggATAAGGAGACTGGGGAGGAGCACAGGGTTGACTTCTACGACGTGAACGACTGGGTTCGATACCGGCTTTGCCCGTCAGTTTCCGAAGCTGCGCTGCCGgcggtggggaaggggagcaATGGGACTTTTAGCTCGTTGTTGAACTTGTCGGATTCGTTGGGGAGTTTTCAGCCcttgaggagcaggagtaATACGCAGACGAAACGGGACAGTGGTGTTGCGCTGGCGGGGAAGGATAGGAGTTTGGCGCCGCAGATGGGGTCGTCTGGGGGCGATAACAGTCCAGTTGACAGCAACAGTCAGAGCGACAAGGCGAAGAACCTGGCGTATTTGGCGAGGACACTGGCGGAGATCAAGCAGTTTCGTGCGGAGCTCGCACACAACAAGGCTCACCAACAGAGTAATGCTTACCCTCCTTTGGCGGTCATCTACGCAAAGGACATACCCACCACGTACGGCTGTCGGGTTTCTGGCCGGGAGGGCATCGCGCACGCTGATGCGTACGATGATCTCATGTTCAggtctggggatggggtggtgctggcaaAGGAGGCGATGTTGCCGGAGGGATatgaggttgtcaaggggggaagggtctGCACGGATAGGGGGCATATCACCATGCTGGGGGATTTggctggggtggggagggcgttggaggcggtggtgaggggacGACAGAAGgggattgggatgggggtgctggaggggaaAGGGCTTAAATAA